The region AGTTTATAGAAGAGTTTGCTAAAAATCCTAAAATTTGTAAATCTATGCATATGCCACTTCAAAGTGGTTCTAGTAAAGTTTTAAAAGACATGAAAAGAGGTTACTCAAAAGAGTGGTTTTTAAATCGTGTAGAAAAACTTCGCTCAGTCTGTCCAGAAGTTAGCATCTCTACTGATATTATCGTCGCTTTTCCAGGTGAGAGTGATGAAGATTTTGAAGATACTTTGGATGTTATGAAAAAAGTTAGATTTAATCAAATCTTTTCTTTTAAATACTCAGCTAGACCAGAAACTGAAGCACAATACTTTACAAATACTGTAGATGAAGAGGTAGCATCTTATAGACTTACAACACTCCAAAATCTTCATACTGAAATTTTAGATGAGATAAATGCATCTTCACTTGGTAAGACATATAGAGTTTATTTTGAAGATCTTATTCAAGATTTTTATGTAAGTGGAAGAAGTGATGATAACATCGTTGTAAAAGTTAAGGGTTCTGATGAACTTTTAGGAGAATTTAGAGATGTTAAGATAACTTCCATAGGAAGAACGATTTTAACAGGGGAAGTAGTTGCGTAAAAAGATTTCTAGATATCTTGCTCTTCTTTTCATTCCTTTTATAGCATCTATGCTTATTAGGCTTATCTATCTAACAAATAAAAAAAATTTCCATGTTACTAAAATTATCGAAGATGAACCACTTATCTTCGCATGTTGGCATGGGGAACTCTTAATGTTTTCGCACTCTTATATGCACTACAAAGAGAAACCACATGCAAATGTTTTAATCTCTCCTCACTTTGATGGCAAACTAATATCTAAAACAATTAAATATTTTGGGCTTACCACAATTGCAGGTTCTTCAAACAAAAATGCTGCAAGAGTTCTTATGAAAGCTATCAAGAGTTTAAAAGATGGTTACGATATCGGCATAACTCCAGATGGACCAAAAGGACCAAGACATGAAGTTGCAGATGGTATAATGGTTATGGCACAAAAAACAAAGGCAAAAGTAGTTTTAATTAGAATCAAGCCTACAAAATTTTGGCAGTTTAATAGTTGGGATAAGTTTGTAGTTCCTAAACCTTTTGGTACTATAAATTTTTATTATAGTGAACCCCTAGATATTAGTGATATGCAACTCGAAGATGCAAGAAGCTATCTTAAAGAGAGGTTAGAAAATTATGCGATCTAGAGTATTGATTCCTATAGTGGCATTTGTAATGATAATCGCAATGGCTATATATTTTTTGGTAAATCCATCTTATGAAAAATCACTCAAAGCGAAGTATTATTATGAAATGGGTGAGTATAATGAATCTCTTGTTCTTGCAAAAGAAGCTTTTAGTATAGATATATATAATCGAATGGCATCTACTATCATGGCTCAGTCTATTACCTCTTTGAAATATGTCTCCTACAATAATGATGCAAAAAAATATATGCAAGATATCAACAAAATTGCTACACACGATGTTATCTCAGATGCCGATAAAGCTAAGATAAGAACAATATGTCATATTATGTTGAGTGCGTACATTAAACTTGCTCCAAGCGTTGTAACTGATAAAGAATTAATAGAAGAGTCTGCAAGTTATCATAAGAAATTTGAGAAGCTCCTTGAAAAAGTTACTAAATAGTAAAAGAGTAGATTTTTTAGAGTTTTTAGAAGACTTTAGAGCTTATTCTGATTTAACTATAAAAAGTTATGATGAAGCTTTAAAAGAAGCATTCGAATGTGTTGAAATTATTTCTGAAGATGATAATATAACAATAAATTTAATGCCATATCGTATAAAAATTTCTAATTTAAATCCTAAAACAATAAGTAAAAAGTTAAGTGCAATAAGAACTTTTACAAAATATTTAAACGACAATGATATAAAAGTTTCACTAAAAGCAGATGATAGTTTAAAAGTAGCAAAGACTCTACCAAAACCGATTTCACATAAACATATACTAGAAGCGCTTGAACACTCTAACTCTTATGAGAAGCTTATTGTGACTTTATTGTATTCACTAGGGCTTAGAATATCTGAGCTTAGCTCTTTAAAACTTAGTGATATTTCTAGTGAATGGATTCGAGTTTTAGGTAAAGGCAAAAAACACAGAGATGTGCCTCTTTTAGCATCTACTAAAAAATTGATTGATGAATATCTAGCCAACAATAGCCCAAAAATATTTCTTTTAGAAGCAAATGATGAAAGATTAAGCGAAAACAGTCTAAGATATACAATTAATAAAACCTTTAAAAGAGTTGGATTAAAGGTTACGCCACATCAATTGAGACACTCTTATGCGACGTCATTGTTAAATGGCAATGCTTCAATAGCTGATGTGAGTGAATTGCTTGGTCATTCAAGTATGGCAACAACACAAATATATACAAAATTAGGTAGTGCATTGAAACAGAAAAATTATAACAAAGCACATCCACTTTGCGGAGATGAATAGTGCTTAGTCGGCTTTTTGAAGCTTTATATCATAAGATATTTGTAACTATTGTTGTGGAGCGTTCTCGAAGCGTAGTTTACATAGAAGAGTGTAACAGCAAAAGTATATTAAAAAGTTTATCAGAGAGTTTTAACACTACAGAACTTAGCACTAAAATGTATGAGTATATTGACTCTTTTGCATCTGAATCCCCATTTTATTATGTTTCAATCTTAGATACTTCAAATGTTCAAGGTGCTGTTCCAACTTGCAAAAATGAAAATATATCTCTTTTTTGTGATGCATCATCTTCAAAAATTATGTGCCATCAAAATCAGTGGTCTTATTATACTTCAACTGCCAATCTAGATGCCATTAAGTATGATTACTCAAAAATTGGTGTTGATTTTGTATTTTCACCCTTTGTGGTTTTATCTAATTTTTTTAAAGATAAAATAGATTCTACTCTTGCAATTTATATACTTTTAGAAGATAACTACATAACAATAGCCGTCTTTGATAACTCTAAACTTTTGTATGGTGACCATATGGATATGCAACATGGTGATGAAAATGAAGAGTTGTTAATCGATGATAATAATGAAGAAGATTTAGATTTAGAAAGCAGTATAGATTTAGATGATATAGATGCTATGAGTGATATAGATGGTTTGGACGATTTTGGAGATATTGAAGATTTAGATTTAGTAGATGAAATAGATGAGTTTGCAGAGTCTCAAGAAGAGGAAGAGGAAGCTTCTGATGAAGAGGCTTCTTTGGATGATGTGAGTGGTTTTAATGAAGATTATCAAAGATTTTCACTTATTCAGAGTTCTATAAATACATTTTACAAAGATCTTAGATTTGAGAGTAAATTTATAGAAAGTGTTTATGTAGCAGATGCCATAGGCGCTAGTGGAGATTTAAAAAAATATTTAGAAGAAGAGATGTTTTTAAGTGTTTTTGTAAGACATATAGATTTGGGTGCTGAAATTTGTTCATTGGCAAAGGCAGATTTGAAATGAAATATAGCTATATAAAACCAAGAAAAAAAAGTATTTTTTCATCAGAGTTACAATTACTTTTTAGTTTTTTTAGCATCACTCTTTTGATGTTGTTTTTAACATATCTTTTTTTAGTTTTTAAAGATTATAGATTTGAGCAAAATACAAATGAAATAATTGAAAAAAGAGCAAACTTAGAAATTGATATAGAAAATATGAAAAAACAGATTACTTTTATAGAAAAAGAGGTACTTCTTAGCGAAAGAGTAAGCACTAAAAATACAATACTTAAAGACTCTATTTCAAATTTATTTGACCTTGTACCTCAAAGAATAACTCTCTCTCAAGCAAAATTGCTTAAAGATGGGCTTATTCTTTATGGTATTACACCAAATAAGGATGTTTATAATTTTATGCTTCAAGCACCTCTTCGTTCAATATTTCATAGAACATACAGTAGTTTTTATCCAAGTGAAAATGGTTGGTTAAAATTTGTATCAACTAATTATATTGATGAAGATGAGCTATCTATAGAAAAACCTAAAGAAAACTTACAAAAGAAAGAGGAGAGTGATAATGAAGATTAATATATCCAAACAGAGTATCTATCTGCTCTCTTTATCTATATTTTTGCTTTTATTTGTTCTTCTTTTTTCATTTCTTGTGTTGATTCCAAAAGGAAAAGAGTATAGAATTCAAAGAACAGCATTACATAAAGATACAACAGAGTTTAGAAGATATGAAGAATTTTCAAATTCAACTCTAGAAAAACTAAAACAACTTCAGTCTGATAATGCACACATTATAACCGCTTTTAATACCCCTTTTAATAGTGAGAGATTTCAAAAGCAACATAGTTTGTATTTTACTTCATTAGAACTTTCTAAAATAGAAGCTTTGGAAAATGAAGAAGAATTTGCAGTTTATGAAGTAAATACAACCTCTTCTATAAACTCTCCTAAAAGTTTTTATGACTTTTTAGATGCTGTAAATAAGGGCGATTGGATTATAGGGATTAACTTTCCTATTGATTTTAAAAGAGATCATGAATTGATAAATTCTTCTTTTACTATGAGAGTTTATAACAAAGAAAAAATATCAACTAAATAGTTTTTTTATTTCTTGAAATATATCTATATTTTTATATAGATATGGACGAAGCTTAGGCTCTATTTTTAAAATTCTACACTCTTCTTTAAATTCACGAGGCATATTTATGTTTGAGTCATCTTTTAGATATGGCGAAATAAATATAAACTCTCTATTTTTACTAACTAAAAATTTTCTTCCAACAACTAAAAAATCATTATATTTTAGTAGCTCTCTTTCGTTAGCGCTTAGCATATATATTTTAGATTTTAAGATTTTATCTATGATAAATATATTCGCTCTTTGTGTCTTTAAGCTTTTGAAATATGAAAGCTCACCTATGTTTTTGATATAAACTTCTGGTATAAGAGCTTCTCTATCATCATCAATATATTCAAAACTTTTTTTTATACCGCTAAGATATTTTTCAAGGAGTGGAGTAGAGTAGTTATGTCTAAAAGAGTTTCTCTTTATTTCTTCATTTTTGTTTGTTTCATCTTCAAAATATTTTATACTTTTTTTGTTTAGATAGTCATAGAGTTCTTGTTTATCTAGATGCAAGAGTGGACGAACTAGAGTGTAAGTATCTCTGTGTTGAACTTTTTGCATCCCTGCAATTTCTGCACAACCAGCACCTTTGCAAAATTGCATAAGCATCCATTCAAACCTATCTCCAAGATGATGAGCGGTTAAAAGATTGTTATAGTGATATTTAGAGATAAGTTCTTCAAAAAAATTATATCTAATCTCTCTTGCTTGTGCTTCAAAATTTTTGTCTATTATTTTTGCTTCAAGAGTATGACACTTTAAGTTATATCTAGATGCTAACTCTTTTGCGTATTGAACTTCTTTTATACTTTGCGCTCTTTGATTGTAGTTAACAATGGCTATGTCAAATTTTATATTTTGTTTTATAAGTAAAAAAAAGAGGGCAGTAGAGTCTGCTCCTCCTGAGAAAGCAAGAAGATTTTTTTTCTCTTTAAGAACTTCTAAGGACGAAATATCTAGCATCTATTGAAGTCTTAATTCTCAACTGTAGCAGTTAAAATATTTCCAACAATGTCAGTCACTTTAGCCTTATATATTTTGCCAAATTCTAATTCTTCGTCTTTTGTTCTGTCATTTACATATATCTCACCATCAATTTCAGGTGCCCATAAAAGCTTTCTTGCACTTAGTAGATACTCATGCTCATCACTCTCACCATCAATAATAAGCTCAATATCTTTTCCAATTTCAGCTTCAAGAGATTTTTTAGTACACTCAGATGCTATGTCACCTAGTGTTTGAGCGCGAGATGCTATGACTTTAGCAGGGATTTTATTTTTCATATCGTGAGCTGGTGTTGTCTCTTCATCAGAGTATGAAAAAACATTTATTCTATCAAATCCATATGAAGATGCAAACTCCATCATCTCTTCAAACATCTCTTGAGTCTCATTTGGATGCCCAACTATGAAGCTTGTTCTAAGAAATGAATTGGGAAGATTTTTCATAAAATCTAAAAGTTCTATAGTTTTTTCTTTGCCAAAACCACGTTTCATTATGCGTAGCATCTCATCATTTATATGTTGGATAGGCATATCAAAATAGTTATGAAAGATTTTACTTTTTGCTATATTTTTAAGAAGTGCGATAGTTGTAGTTGATGGATAAAGATAAAGTATCCTTGCACTTTTTACACCCTCAATAAGTTCTATTCTTTGTATAAGAAGGCTTAGTCCATCTTTGACATTTTGATCTCTCATGTATGAAGAGCTATCTTGAGATACAAAACTAAAGTCGTAATAACCTTTAGCAACTAAACCTTCAACTTCTTTAGCTATGGAGTCTAAGCTGCGAGACTTTAGTTTTCCTTTAAAAGATGGTATGGCACAAAAGCTACAAGTTTGATTGCATCCTTCTGAGAGTTTAATATAAGCGTGATAAGTTGAACCTGTTACAACTCTCTCGCATCCATCTATAAGAAAAACTTCATCAGAAAAACGGCTTTTCTTTTGAGCTAAAAGCTCATCTATATGGTCATAATCACCTACACCTGTAAAGATATCAACCTCTGGCATCTGAGCTGCTAACTCTTCTTTGTATCTTTCGCTAAGGCATCCTGCCATAACTAAGACAGAGTCTTCTTTTCTTGCATCATGCAGACTTAAAACAGTATTTACAGACTCTTCTTTTGCGGCATCTATAAAACCACAA is a window of uncultured Sulfurimonas sp. DNA encoding:
- a CDS encoding lysophospholipid acyltransferase family protein, with the protein product MRKKISRYLALLFIPFIASMLIRLIYLTNKKNFHVTKIIEDEPLIFACWHGELLMFSHSYMHYKEKPHANVLISPHFDGKLISKTIKYFGLTTIAGSSNKNAARVLMKAIKSLKDGYDIGITPDGPKGPRHEVADGIMVMAQKTKAKVVLIRIKPTKFWQFNSWDKFVVPKPFGTINFYYSEPLDISDMQLEDARSYLKERLENYAI
- a CDS encoding tyrosine-type recombinase/integrase, translated to MKKLLNSKRVDFLEFLEDFRAYSDLTIKSYDEALKEAFECVEIISEDDNITINLMPYRIKISNLNPKTISKKLSAIRTFTKYLNDNDIKVSLKADDSLKVAKTLPKPISHKHILEALEHSNSYEKLIVTLLYSLGLRISELSSLKLSDISSEWIRVLGKGKKHRDVPLLASTKKLIDEYLANNSPKIFLLEANDERLSENSLRYTINKTFKRVGLKVTPHQLRHSYATSLLNGNASIADVSELLGHSSMATTQIYTKLGSALKQKNYNKAHPLCGDE
- the tilS gene encoding tRNA lysidine(34) synthetase TilS; its protein translation is MLDISSLEVLKEKKNLLAFSGGADSTALFFLLIKQNIKFDIAIVNYNQRAQSIKEVQYAKELASRYNLKCHTLEAKIIDKNFEAQAREIRYNFFEELISKYHYNNLLTAHHLGDRFEWMLMQFCKGAGCAEIAGMQKVQHRDTYTLVRPLLHLDKQELYDYLNKKSIKYFEDETNKNEEIKRNSFRHNYSTPLLEKYLSGIKKSFEYIDDDREALIPEVYIKNIGELSYFKSLKTQRANIFIIDKILKSKIYMLSANERELLKYNDFLVVGRKFLVSKNREFIFISPYLKDDSNINMPREFKEECRILKIEPKLRPYLYKNIDIFQEIKKLFS
- the rimO gene encoding 30S ribosomal protein S12 methylthiotransferase RimO, translating into MNNKLHIVSLGCTKNLVDTEVMMGKLQNFTLTDIESEADVIIVNTCGFIDAAKEESVNTVLSLHDARKEDSVLVMAGCLSERYKEELAAQMPEVDIFTGVGDYDHIDELLAQKKSRFSDEVFLIDGCERVVTGSTYHAYIKLSEGCNQTCSFCAIPSFKGKLKSRSLDSIAKEVEGLVAKGYYDFSFVSQDSSSYMRDQNVKDGLSLLIQRIELIEGVKSARILYLYPSTTTIALLKNIAKSKIFHNYFDMPIQHINDEMLRIMKRGFGKEKTIELLDFMKNLPNSFLRTSFIVGHPNETQEMFEEMMEFASSYGFDRINVFSYSDEETTPAHDMKNKIPAKVIASRAQTLGDIASECTKKSLEAEIGKDIELIIDGESDEHEYLLSARKLLWAPEIDGEIYVNDRTKDEELEFGKIYKAKVTDIVGNILTATVEN